TCAAATTGcttcaataaaattgtaaataaataattactttgctATATTTACTGTTGTAGAACAAAAATGATATGGTCTTTGGGttcttaatgttttttattgagTAATTTTTACAGGTGTGTCAAATCGGGAGGatgttgaatatattttaaaaaactaccTTGAAAAGGACAATATAATGGACTTCTTTCAGGAGGTACTTGGAAATGCGAGTATAATTGCATCTGGTTAGttaataaacacaaatttaaacTGTTTTCTGTAACAGTTGTTATTTTAAcactttttttgttatttttggtGACAACGATGTGTGGTTTGATTGAAGAAAATCTAGCATATCATTGTTCGATTTAAACGATAAGGCTTCGTTGAAAACACCAGGGCTAAAATTCTTCAATGCGATCGcccatgaaacaataattgtattaatttgcaCTGGCTAACTAACCGTTTCAGcctatcaaaataaattaaatacattaatgaaTAGTTAGGTAAAACACACATAATGTGTTTGTCCATTGGtaccataattatttattttcttttagcaCCAACGTGGGTTCGACGAAGGAAATTGCTCATGCCTGCTTTTAGTcccaaaattataaaaagtttcgTAAACATACAAGCGCGGCGCGGCAAAGAATTAGCAGATACGTTAGAAATGGATGGGCGAGTCGGTTCTGTTGAATTTAGCATTTTGTCTTACATCCATGCTTATACTTTAGGTTCTATTGTAGGTACGTACAccgcattaaaataaattttttatcgagGCGGAATACtcaattccacccgtatcacctcgacgtctgtcATTCCATAACTGAGAGTTTTTTAAGGCTGTTTTTGCCACCACCAGTAGGACGGAGCCAGTGGAGCCAGCTGCCTACCGATGTATTTCTGAACCAGTTCAACTTAGGATCTTTCAAGAACTGAGCATACCaattaaaagccttttaatgGCAATGCGATGACGAACCCTCTGGCTATGTGAATGTATAAGGGCGGCGGTATTATGTGGATTCTAAAGATTAAGTCATAATTTCAGAAACAACTTTAGGAGTTCATTTAGATGTTTTCCGCAATTCAAACAATCTCTTCCTGAAAGCAATGTcagatgttttttgtttaatgtcaACAAGAGTACTAAAAGTATGGTTGTGGCCACTGtggatatataaatattcaaggCTACACGCAGAGGTCAAGCAAgttaaatctatattatatagtttgcCAGATAAGGTgagtaatatatttctaattatgGATTCAATTAAAACTGATTTGATGAATAGAACGCggattcatattattatttccagaCCAGACCAACCAAGACCAATTACTATCTTACCTTACATTAGTTAAGGATTGTATTaacaagtattattataataatattaaactcaacagcattttgtaaaatattttactctaGATATATACAAATTTGTGTCAGAGGTCTCTTTAACTTTAGACAACCTTTACATGACTACCTCCGCTTGCTTCCCGTCTTTAGAAAAACGTGGCACTAAATTGAATCTGGTTAGCGCTGTGCCTTTTTCAGTTCTCATATCATCTTCACACgtgtatattttgttgtacctttatcttaaatttgttaaatcacGGCTCCACCTTAAAACAGTCCCAAATAGTTACCTACATATTTTCATCACTCAGCAATGTACCATGTAATAATGTGATAACGCACGCTTTTAATtctatagaaattatttaaaacatcatGACTTgtgaaatgaataaatgaaagtacAAATTTGTGGCTTAAACCCAACCTAATTTGATCATAAACACCAGTTAGGACTGGACTGGACTGGGAACTGAGACAATATCATTTACATCACACATGTAATATTATCAGATTTTTTAAGGAGTCCAAAGCCTCCTTAATATCACAAGTCGTAAAaaactatagaaaaaaaattggagcAGTTTTATGGTTTTTTTCATAAGTGTTTGATTGTCCTCATTATAACATGTTAgagagtataaataaaataatatcaattaaatgaAATCTTATCGATTAGTGCTACTTtatgtattagattttaaaagtGTGACACGGGATTGTGCGTTAAAATTTTGCTATTGGTTGATATTAATTAGGAAGTAAAAGACAATGAATTGTCATTGTCTTTTACTTCAGAAATACAGAGGcgtaaaacaaattatgacATAGATTCTAAATCAGTGATTTAATCAATTCTGTCAAAacattgataattaatttgcaataaCTGCGCAATTAATTTCCAATTATGACAAAAACGATAATATACagcttagattttttacattattttatttatcttgttgtcctgtatatctatatatatcttaGCTAAATTCAGTACCATCGATCAGAACCCTTTTGTGGGTAAAGGCCTTCTCAAACCTTTTCCAACTGACTCTGAAAAAAACAGATTGCTAAATAcctatacattattttagtcTAAAAGTCTCTTTTTTTCTagattattaaacaaaaacgcGATGCTTTTCACAATATTAAAGACAAGGATAAAAGGGAAAAGCGAACAGAATACGGTACCGTTTGTTTATAGAATACATTATATTGCTTGATATATATGATACGATTAATTAATCGTTATTATCACAGGGCAAGGTGAGGACACAAAAAGTTTCTTAGACCTTATAATGTTATCTGAACAAGAAAATAGACTGAGTGATGAGGAACTGAGGGAGGAGATCCTGGTGATGATGTTAGCTGGCACAGACACCTCCGCAGTTTCTATTGGCTACACGCTGTTGTTATTGGCCAAATATCCTGAAATACAAGAAAGGGCTTATAATGAGTAAGTTGACtaacattttgtttgaatCAGGGTGACGTTATGAATATTATCTTAcagatttgtaattttttatttatacaaatataagaaGCTCAATTTTACGGTCATTTGTGTATGGGccgtataataattaatcaaatcgTATTATTATGGATGGATTCATAATCGAGTAAAGATCAAATTCAAAGTAAAGACTACAAAGcttgatataaaatacaatacaattttaaaaatcggcGGGAGGATTGAGACAGTACCAAGAATGCTGTgaggaaatataaatatatatatatacatttcatatatatatttatttatattcaggAATAAATATTTGGTGTTTTGGCCTCGTTAATGTTGTAATAACTAGCTTTTTTTCAGAATCGTCAAACATTTAGGCAACACTGACCGTCTTTTGCAGTCAGAAGATGTTATGGCattcgaatatttaaataacgttGTGAAAGAATCCCTTCGCCTCTTTCCACCAGTACCGCTTTTAGTAAGAAATTCTGGGGATGCAGAAACAACTTTGCGTAAGTATTTTATTCGTCTACTTTTTCGTTCTACTTCGTTTGTCTTACTCAAATGTGTCTTATATTAGTACCAAAGGACCtttcaaatttattgtttgactCACCTTAatagaccggcaacgcacatgCGAGCCTAAtgggagtgtccatgggcggaggGTATCATAACATCAGCTTCTGCCTGTTTGCTTCCAAGTAAGCTTCATAATAGGAGGCCTTCACCTTGAAAGACGGTTCTTATATACACATAAATTTAGCtgaataaacaaacaaactgAATGCTCGCTGGAATTTTCGCTGATGAGGTAATGGGGCCCGACAAGTATTACGTTAACACTATAGGGCtgggtgattacgtcaacagtaattatttggttttttacacatattatccacacattgtctatgctagAAAACTgaatgcattttcgaggattcctacaaaaaaattatatgtttatttttgagagctttgcttacttttgctgacaagaggaggggggggggggatatATTGCAGtcaatctgcttacgtaatacttgaacgacCCCAATCGTCGATACTGAAGGCTATTTTGAGGCTAAAGATAAATTGTACTCATCCTGCTATAATCATTATATCGTTTTGGAAGGCAGCTATAttgaataatcaaatcaaatagtATCAATCATTTTTTTCTGTGTTAGCCTACGAACTTTGTGGCacttaataattgtaacattAAAAAGACAACATTGTTTCGTTTTTGTAAGACTTCAATAATAACATTACTTACAGCCTCAGGACCAACTCTGCCGAGTAGAACCACcgtttttatttcagtttgGGGCATGCACCGTGATCCAAAGTACTGGGGACCGAACGCAGAATGCTTTGATCCAGACAGGTTTTGTGATAAAGAGTTGAACGTTCTGTCATTTAGTTTGGGACGACGGAACTGTATTGGTGAGtaaattcaatacaaaattGTCTTATGTATCTGAGTACCATTAGGAAATCGGAATTTAGAAAAGttacgtcattaaaaaaaacataaagcttacgttttttgataatttaatacaaaattgagAGAAATAACGGATTCATTTGTAATGTGTTgaattaaagattaaacaaTCTGTCTTCAGGTTACAAGTACGCGATGCAGTCTGTGAAAATAGCAGTAGCATCGATATTACGTCATTACAAGGTAGTAGGAGTACCAGAGGCGATACCAGTACCAACCATAGACAGTACATACTCCATAATGTTGAGATCTATGGACGACTTTAAGATATCATTGGAGAAACGATAATTAAcgaaaaaattttttttctatatattcctAAATTGTATTGCTTTCTTAGTTAAACCAACATGTAGGCCGCTC
This portion of the Pieris brassicae chromosome 6, ilPieBrab1.1, whole genome shotgun sequence genome encodes:
- the LOC123710593 gene encoding cytochrome P450 4A14-like, with the protein product MLSEQENRLSDEELREEILVMMLAGTDTSAVSIGYTLLLLAKYPEIQERAYNEIVKHLGNTDRLLQSEDVMAFEYLNNVVKESLRLFPPVPLLVRNSGDAETTLPSGPTLPSRTTVFISVWGMHRDPKYWGPNAECFDPDRFCDKELNVLSFSLGRRNCIGYKYAMQSVKIAVASILRHYKVVGVPEAIPVPTIDSTYSIMLRSMDDFKISLEKR